In a single window of the Antennarius striatus isolate MH-2024 chromosome 3, ASM4005453v1, whole genome shotgun sequence genome:
- the dtx1 gene encoding E3 ubiquitin-protein ligase DTX1 yields the protein MARPGAGGGGLGCPPQTQARVVVWEWLNEHGRWRPYTAAVCHHIENALKGDARGSAALGQVDARLAPYVIDLQAMTQFRQDTGTMRSVQRKFYEPSSAPGKGVVWEWEGEGGAWTAYDMDLCVSIQNAYEKQHPWVDLSSLGFAYLIDFTSMSQTSRPTQRRRRLRRRMDLAYPLLMGSIPKSQSWPVGASSGTPCCCQQCMLVHGTRAASNAILASQRRKLYGGGAGPAGGAGPLAVVRQSNTFAGTSHWAPGSASPPTSNITLGGGQVSPPNLARSPVMLCLGHAPTINGQNNLNRPGTQRPASGAGRGAAPPGVPALPVKNLTGSGPLHPALAGMMGLLMCAGGLPVCLTRAPKPILHPPPINKSDLKPVPGVNGTRRKTKKKHLRRGKTPEDVVRRYTEKIKMVPDEDCTICMERLAAASGYDGVLRRRGVKPELVGGLGACGHVFHLLCLVAMYANGNKDGSLQCPTCKTIYGQKTGTQPPGKMEYHLIPHCLPGYPDNRSIRIVYDVPAGIQTSEHPNPGKKFSARGFPRHCYLPDTEKGRKVLKLLITAWDRRLIFAVGVSSTTGEADTVVWNEIHHKTEFGSNLTGHGYPDPHYLDNVLRELWAQGVGEDNLKD from the exons ATGGCGCGCCCGGGGGCGGGCGGCGGCGGGCTGGGGTGCCCCCCCCAGACCCAGGCCCGGGTGGTGGTGTGGGAGTGGCTTAACGAGCACGGGCGCTGGCGGCCGTACACGGCGGCGGTCTGCCACCACATCGAGAACGCACTGAAGGGCGACGCCCGCGGCAGCGCCGCCCTGGGGCAGGTGGACGCCCGGCTGGCGCCCTACGTCATCGACCTGCAGGCCATGACCCAGTTCCGCCAGGACACAG GCACCATGAGGTCGGTTCAGAGGAAGTTCTACGAGCCGTCGTCGGCGCCGGGGAAGGGCGTGGTGTGGGAGTGGGAGGGTGAGGGCGGGGCCTGGACGGCGTACGACATGGACCTGTGCGTGAGCATCCAGAACGCCTACGAGAAGCAGCACCCGTGGGTGGACCTGAGCTCGCTGGGCTTCGCCTACCTCATCGACTTCACCAGCATGTCCCAGACCAGCCGCCCCAcccagcgccgccgccgcctgcgGCGCCGTATGGACCTGGCCTACCCCCTCCTCATGGGCTCCATCCCCAAGTCCCAGTCCTGGCCCGTGGGGGCCAGCTCGGGCACGCCCTGCTGCTGCCAGCAGTGCATGCTGGTCCACGGCACCAGGGCCGCCTCCAACGCcatcctggcctcccagaggaGGAAGCTGTacggcgggggggcggggccggcaGGCGGGGCGGGACCCCTCGCCGTGGTGCGGCAGAGCAACACGTTCGCCGGGACCTCCCACTGGGCTCCAGGCTCCGCCTCTCCACCCACAAGCAACATCACTCTGGGAGGGGGGCAGGTGTCCCCCCCCAACTTGGCCCGCTCCCCCGTGATGCTGTGTCTCGGACACGCCCCCACCATCAACGGACAGAACAACCTGAACCGACCCGGCACGCAACGCCCCGCCTCCGGCGCCGGCAGAGGGGCCGCCCCCCCCGG GGTTCCTGCCCTCCCCGTGAAGAACCTGACCGGATCCGGACCCCTGCACCCGGCGCTAGCAG ggatgATGGGGCTCCTGATGTGTGCGGGGGGgctccctgtctgtctgactcggGCCCCCAAGCccatcctccaccccccccccatcaacaaGAGCGACCTGAAGCCGGTACCAGGGGTCAACGGGACGCGGCGCAAGACCAAGAAGAAACACCTGAGGAGAG GGAAAACCCCGGAGGACGTGGTGAGGCGATACACGGAGAAGATCAAGATGGTTCCAGACGAG gactgCACCATCTGCATGGAGCGGCTGGCGGCGGCGTCGGGCTACGACGGTGTCCTGCGGCGGCGGGGCGTGAAGCCGGagctggtgggggggctgggggcgTGTGGTCACGTGTTCCACCTGCTGTGCCTGGTCGCCATGTACGCCAACGGCAACAAG GACGGGAGCCTCCAGTGCCCCACCTGTAAGACCATCTACGGGCAGAAGACGGGCACCCAGCCCCCCGGGAAGATGGAGTACCACCTCATCCCCCACTGCCTGCCCGGTTACCCTGACAACAGGAGCATCCGCATCGTCTACGACGTCCCCGCCGGGATCCAG ACCAGCGAACACCCCAACCCGGGAAAGAAGTTCAGCGCCCGGGGGTTCCCCCGCCACTGCTACCTGCCCGACACCGAGAAGGGCAGGaag gtgctgaagctgctgatcaCGGCCTGGGACCGGCGCCTGATCTTCGCCGTGGGGGTGTCCAGCACCACGGGGGAGGCGGACACGGTGGTCTGGAACGAGATCCACCACAAGACCGAGTTCGGGTCCAACCTGACGGGGCACGGGTACCCCGACCCCCACTACCTGGACAACGTGCTGAGGGAGCTGTGGGCCCAGGGGGTGGGCGAGGACAACCTGAAGGACTGA
- the vgll4l gene encoding vestigial like 4 like → MAVANFHYITRMSSGFKVYILEGQSHLRSEDRFRHLTSDRARGPTGCPIKRKRSHERGLTLEERRERVLSRSAGKAPHREAPASPGVFNRPPSSTSTWSPTATPATPLPPHVYYTPAMDEPLALIKKPRKESDGGEDKTRTPAAAQIQVRPSVITCVSSSRHPPGRPEVHRGSPSGAPQSSCDHVVDEHFQRSLGINYPKAPPQQRSVSVPPQQLSISVSVDDHFAKALGATWQQIKSKSSSCSSTPPSSPSITHSPTYSPHRSHKESVSSASPASSHWSIN, encoded by the exons GTCAGTCCCACCTGAGGAGTGAAGACCGGTTCCGACACCTGACCAGCGACCGCGCCCGCGGGCCGACCGGCTGCCCAATCAAACGCAAGCGCAGCCACGAGCGCGGCCTGACGCTGGAGGAGAG GCGGGAGCGTGTCCTGAGCAGAAGCGCCGGTAAAGCCCCCCACAGAGAGGCGCCGGCGTCGCCGGGGGTGTTCAACAGGCCTCCAAGCTCCACGTCAACCTGGAGCCCCACCGCCACCCCCgccacccccctgcccccccacgtGTACTACACCCCGGCGATGGACGAGCCGCTGGCCCTCATCAAGAAGCCCAGGAAGGAGTCCGACGGCGGCGAGGACAAGACCAGGACCCCCGCCGCGGCCCAGATCCAG GTGCGTCCCTCCGTGATCACCTGCGTGTCCTCGTCCAGACACCCCCCCGGCAGACCCGAGGTCCACAGGGGATCCCCCTCAG GGGCCCCCCAGTCCAGCTGCGACCACGTGGTGGACGAGCATTTCCAGAGGAGCCTCGGCATCAACTACCCCAAAGCGCCCCCCCAGCAGCGGTCCGTCAGCgtccccccccagcagctgTCCATCAGCGTCTCCGTGGACGACCACTTCGCCAAAGCGCTGGGGGCCACGTGGCAGCAGATCAAGTCCAAGtcgtcctcctgctcctccaccccccccagcagccccaGCATCACCCACTCCCCCACCTACAGCCCCCACCGCTCCCACAAAGAGTCCGTCAGCAGCGCCTCGCCCGCCTCCAGCCATTGGTCCATCAActga
- the slc20a1a gene encoding sodium-dependent phosphate transporter 1-A, with protein sequence MNTPTLATLAAASAAVAVATPSPLSDYLWLLVLGFVIAFVLAFSVGANDVANSFGTAVGSGVVTLRQACVLATIFETTGSVLLGAKVSETIRQGIIDVRLYNGSEHVLMAGSICAMSGSAVWQLAASFLKLPISGTHCIVGATIGFSMVARGHQGVRWMEIVRIVASWFLSPLLSGIMSGILFWCIRKFILNQVNPVPSGLRALPVFYAITMGVNLFSIMFTGAPLLGFDLLPWWGPFLIALGSALLTALLVWFWLCPRLRRKIRRGAAAPGETPLMEKSSAPVDQPPVPPQTPPADRQVAAFKLGGLDEADLDHSDLDVSSGETPLDESGHAPPGVNGAVGPMTITDPHSGQSHTVHKDSGLYKDLLHRLHRAKVGDCIGDADGDERPIRRNNSYTSYTMTIYGIQGEAQPREADGALQRRSRVDSYSSYSSVVTTGTPDQQGAPGAGPDPTPEEDELEVDPPAVATLFQFLQILTACFGSFAHGGNDVSNAIGPLVALWLLYQSGSVVSDTPTPIWLLLYGGVGICAGLWVWGRRVIQTMGKDLTPITPSSGFSIELASALTVVVASNVGLPVSTTHCKVGSVVAVGWLRSRKSVDWRLFRNIFIAWFVTVPISGLISAAIMALFIYVIL encoded by the exons ATGAACACGCCCACCCTGGCGACGCTGGCCGCCGCCTCAGCCGCCGTCGCCGTGGCGACCCCTTCCCCTCTGTCGGACTACCTGTGGCTGCTGGTGCTGGGCTTCGTCATCGCCTTCGTCTTGGCGTTCTCGGTGGGGGCCAACGACGTGGCCAATTCGTTCGGCACCGCCGTGGGCTCGGGCGTGGTCACGCTGCGGCAAGCGTGCGTCCTGGCCACCATCTTTGAGACGACGGGCTCTGTGCTGCTGGGCGCCAAAGTCAGCGAGACCATCCGCCAGGGCATCATCGACGTGCGCCTGTACAACGGCTCCGAGCACGTGCTGATGGCGGGCTCCATTTGCGCCATGTCCG gCTCGGCGGTGTGGCAGCTGGCGGCATCCTTCCTGAAGCTCCCCATCTCTGGAACGCACTGCATTGTGGGAGCCACAATAGGGTTCTCCATGGTGGCCCGGGGTCACCAGGGGGTCAGGTGGATGGAGATCGTGCGCATCG TGGCTTCCTGGTTCCTGTCTCCTCTGCTGTCTGGGATCATGTCTGGAATCCTGTTCTGGTGCATCAGGAAGTtcatcctgaaccag GTCAACCCCGTCCCCAGCGGCCTCAGGGCACTTCCTGTCTTCTACGCCATCACCATGGGCGTCAACCTGTTCTCCATCATGTTTACTGGAGCCCCAC TGCTGGGCTTCGACCTGCTGCCCTGGTGGGGGCCGTTCCTCATCGCCTTAGGCTCCGCCCTCCTCACGGCGCTGctggtctggttctggctctgccCCCGCCTCAGGAGAAAAATCCGAC GGGGGGCTGCTGCTCCTGGGGAGACCCCACTGATGGAGAAGAGCTCCGCCCCGGTGGACCAGCCCCCCGTCCCGCCCCAGACCCCGCCAGCAGACCGTCAGGTGGCGGCCTTCAAACTGGGGGGGTTGGACGAAGCGGACCTGGACCACAGCGACCTGGACGTGAGCAGCGGTGAGACGCCATTGGACGAGTCTGGCCACGCCCCCCCAGGTGTGAACGGCGCCGTGGGGCCCATGACCATCACCGACCCCCACAGCGGGCAGTCCCACACCGTCCACAAGGACTCGGGCCTCTACAAAGACCTGCTCCACCGGCTCCACAGGGCGAAGGTCGGCGACTGCATCGGCGACGCCGACGGCGACGAGCGGCCAATCAGGAGGAACAACAGCTACACCTCCTACACCATGACCATATATGGCATCCAGGGCGAGGCCCAGCCCAGGGAGGCGGACGGCGCCCTCCAGAGGCGGTCCCGGGTGGACAGCTACAGCAGCTACAGCTCCGTCGTGACCACTGGGACCCcggaccagcagggggcgccgggggcggggccagacccCACCCCGGAGGAGGACGAGCTGGAGGTGGACCCGCCCGCCGTCGCCACGCTCTTCCAGTTCCTGCAGATCCTCACGGCGTGCTTCGGCTCCTTTGCCCACGGGGGAAACGATGtcag TAACGCCATCGGCCCACTGGTGGCGCTCTGGCTACTGTACCAGAGCGGCTCAGTGGTGTCGGACACGCCCACGcccatctggctcctcctcTACGGGGGCGTCGGCATCTGCGCCGGACTGTGGGTATGGGGGCGGAGAGTGATCCAGACCATGGGCAAGGACCTGACACCCATCACACCCTCCAG CGGCTTCAGCATCGAGCTAGCTTCTGCGCTCACGGTGGTCGTGGCGTCCAACGTGGGACTTCCTGTCAGCACCACCCACTGCAAG GTGGGCTCGGTGGTGGCCGTCGGGTGGCTGCGCTCCAGGAAGTCGGTCGACTGGCGTCTGTTCAGGAACATCTTCATCGCCTGGTTCGTCACGGTTCCCATCTCAGGCCTGATCAGCGCCGCCATCATGGCGCTCTTCATCTACGTCATcctgtga